Below is a genomic region from Nitrospira sp..
CAAGCCCGGTGTAGTCTGAACAGGTCAGGAGACGAGGCTTCGAGCTGCCGCCGCCCTTCTTCACGTGAAGATTGCCGTCCGCCTGCCGGTCGAACAGAACGCCGAGATCAATCAGCCATTGCGCGATGGCCGGCCCGTCTTCGACCATCACCTTGAGCAGGGCATGGTCATTTTGCATGTGACCGCCCTTCAGGGTGTCGATGAAATGCGTGACCGGCGAGTCCTCCGGGGCGACCGAAATCTGCATCCCACCCTGGGCCATCACGCTGTTCGAATCTCCGAGTCGGAGCTTGGTGGCCAGAATGACTTTGGAGCCGGCGCCGTGCGCATGCAGAGCCGCGGCACAGCCCGCGCCTCCGCCTCCGACCACCAGCACGTCGGTCGTGTAGTGGGGCGTCAGGTCGCTGTCGCTCTGAATCGGACTATCCCCTTCCAACAGGGTCGCCAGCTCCACAACGGTCTTGTCGCCGGCATTGGGGCCGAATCGGATGGGGCGATAGGCGCTCGCGCGAAAGTCGGGATGGTATTTGTGAATCAGCTGGTCGCGATCGGCGGGAGAAAACTTCGGGATGGTTTGCTTACGGCGTGCATCTCGAGTCTTGTGGACGATTTGTTGGAGTGCGTGAATGTCCATCTTCTCAATCCGTCATGCGTCAAGCGTCATTCGCCAACCGTCTTCTCTCAGAGCTTCGATACGATTGAGGACTGACGATTGACGAATATCGCCATTTCACTTCACCGTCGCGCAGTGATCGGCGAGTTCCTTCTCGCTCATTTTGAGAATCTTCTTCCACTCGTCGTTGAAACGACCGTCTCGAATCTCCTTGATGCGAGTCTGTAAGCCCGCCGGCTTCTCGGCGAAATGCGCGCCTTGGGCCCGACTCACATACAGTGCGACAAGGTTGGGGGCGATATCGGCAATGCAGACCGGCGTGCACATCCCGCACATCACGCAGTCCATGAACATTTCCGATACGCTCTTGAAATCGCCGAACACAGCCTTCCAGACGCCCTCACGAACGTCGATTTTCTGCGGACAGGCTTCCGTGCATGCGTTGCAATTTCTACAGAGAGGGGCTTCGGGATAGAGGTTGAACAGGTCTTGCTTGGGGTCCTTCAGGGTCTGGATGTCGTAAATGGCCTTCCGGGCCGGGAAGGGCGGCATGATCGTAAACGACATACCGTCCTGCACCGCCGTCTGACAGGCCAAACAGGTTCTGACCTTGGGGTCATCCTTGGTTCGATAGTAGGTCGCACAAGCGCCGCAGAAACCGCCGAGACAACCTGCGCCTCTGACCACTTCCTGGCCGGTATACCACAGGGCTTTGATGACGGTGATCCCTTCCGGGACTTCGTATTTTTTCCCGGAGATTTCAATCGTCACCATCCTGGGTTTCAGCACCTCAGGTTGGTCGATGACGTTGGTATCGTCTGGAGCCATTTCCCTGCATCCTCATTCTGAATCGTCGCCGGAACCGACTGTCTTGACGCTCACTCCGGCCGGGCCGCCCTGCGGCCCGGCCGTCTTGCCCATGACTTACGCGATCGCGTCGATGATCTTGTTCAGTGTGGCACTGGGACGCATCGCCTTCGAAGCCTTCTCGTCGTTCGGATGATAATATCCGCCGACGTCCTGAGGTTTGCCTTGAGCAGCCAGGAGCTCCTGATCGATCTTCGCGGCGTTGTCGCCGAGATCTTTGGCGATCTTTGAGAATTTTTCGGCGATGGTCTTATCCGCCGTCTGAGCCGCCAAGGCCTGCGCCCAGTACAGAGCGAGGTAGAAATGGCTGCCGCGATTGTCTATCTCGCCGACTTTGCGTGCGGGGGACTTATTGCTCTCGAGGAACTTCGCATTGGCTTGATCCAGCGTATCGGCCAAGATCTTTGCCACCCGGTTATCCCCCACCTTCGCCAGATGCTCAAGCGATGCGGCCAAGGCAAGAAACTCGCCGAGTGAGTCCCATCGGAGATATCCCTCCTCCTGGAACTGCTGCACATGTTTCGGGGCCGATCCACCCGCACCCGTCTCAAACAGGCCACCGCCGTTCAACAGCGGAACGATCGAGAGCATCTTGGCGCTGGTCCCGATCTCGAGGATCGGGAACAGATCGGTGAGGTAGTCGCGCAGCACGTTGCCCGTCACGGAGATCGTGTCCTTGCCTTCCTTCATCCGCTCCAGTGAGTAGCGACAGGCATCGGCCGGCGCCATGATCTTGATCTCAAGGCCGGTCGTGTCATGCTTCGGCAGATAGGTATTCAGCTTCTTAATCAACTCGGCGTCATGGGCTCGGTCCTTGTTCAACCAAAACACGGCGGGCACCCCCGTCGCCTTGGCACGGTTCACAGCCAGCTTGACCCAGTCTTGGATCGGGGCATCCTTCACCTGGCAGGCCCGCCAGATATCACCCTCTTCGACCTTGTGCTCCAGCAGGGTCTTGCCCGCGGCATCGACTACGCGCATCGTGCCGTTACCGGGAACCTTGAAGGTCTTGTCGTGCGAGCCGTACTCTTCCGCCGCCTGCGCCATCAAGCCGACGTTGGGAACGCTCCCCATCGTCTTGGGATCGAACGCGCCGTGTTTCTTACAAAACTCGACCATTTCATGGTAGACGGGTGCATAGCTCGCATCGGGAATCACGCACTTCACATCCTGTAGCTTGCCCTCCGGATTCCACATCTTGCCCGAGTCACGGATCACCGGAGGCATGGACGCATCAATGATGACGTCGCTGGGAACGTGCAGATTGGTGATGCCCTTGTCGGAATTGACCATCGCCATAGGCGGACGCTTCTGGTAGACCGCCTGAATGTCTGCCTCGATCGCCTTGCGCTGATCTTCCGGCAACGACTTGATTTTGGCGTACAGGTCTCCGATTCCATTGTCCGGATCGACACCAAGCTTCTTGAAGGTGTCCGCATGCTTCTCGAAGACATCTTTGTAGAACACAGTCACCGCATGTCCGAAGATCTTGGGATCCGAGATCTTCATCATCGTGGCCTTCATGTGCAGAGAGAACAGAACTCCCTTCTTCTTCGCATCCTCGATCTGCTCTTCGAGGAACTTGCGCAAGGCCTTGACGCTCATGAACGTGGCATCGAGAACTTCGCCGGCCTGCAACGCGATCTTGTCCTTCAGCACCGTGACCTTGCCGTCCGCCCCCACGAACTCGATCTTCGCGGTAGTTGGGGCCGGAATCGTCACGGACTTTTCGTTCGAGCGGAAATCCCCTGCCGTCATGTGCGAGACGTGCGTCCCGGAATCGGAGCTCCAGGCGCCCATCTTGTGCGGGTGTTTTCTGGCATACGCCTTGACGGACAGCGGCGCGCGGCGGTCCGAGTTGCCCTCGCGCAGCACCGGGTTGACGGCGCTGCCTTTGACTTTGTCGTAGCGAGCCTTGATGTCCTTTTCCTTGTCGTCCTTGGGAATTTCCGGATAGTCAGGCAGCTTGTACCCCTGGCTCTGGAGCTCCTTGATCGTGGCGACCAATTGCGGGATCGACGCGCTGATGTTCGGCAGCTTGATGATGTTGGCTTCCGGTGTCTTGGCCAGCTCGCCGAGCTCGGCCAGCGCGTCCGGCTGCTTCTGCTGCGGGGTCAGATATTCGGGAAACACAGCCAACACTCGTCCGGCCAACGAAATATCCCGCAACTCGACGGTCACGCCGGCGGCCTTCGAGAAGGCGTTGATGATCGGAAGAAACGAATAGGTCGCCAGCATCGGCGCTTCATCGGTCTTCGTATAGATGATCTTGGAGGCTTTCGTGCTCATGGTTGTCCCTCTGTTAACTCCTGTTTAGTTCAGCGCGTTCAGCGCCGAACCTGCCTTGAACCACGCAAGTTGTTGTGCCGTCATGCTGTGGTTCGCCTGGATGGTGAGCGTGTTGCCATCCGTCTTGTGAATGATCACCTGCACCGGCTTGCCAGGAGCCAGATTCGTCAGCCCCGTCACACTGATGCGGTCCTGCTGCTCGATCTTCTCGTAATCCTTCGGATCAGCGAAGGTCAACGCCAAGATCCCCTGCTTCTTCAGATTGGTCTCATGGATGCGGGCAAAGCTCTTCGTGATCACCGCTCGGACGTTGAGGAAGCGCGGGGACATGGCCGCATGTTCCCGGCTGCTTCCCTCGCCGTAGTTCTCATCGCCGACGACGATGGATCCGATGCCCTTTGCCTTATAACGGCGCGCGATCTGCGCGATCGTCAACCCGGTTTCCCCGGTCAGTACATCTGTCCCCTTGCCCGGCTCCGAGGAAAATGCATTGTTCGCGCCCAAAAACATGTTGTCGCTGATCTTGTCCAGGTGGCCCCGGAACTTCAACCACGGACCGGCGGGAGAAATGTGATCGGTCGTGGTCTTCCCCTTCGTCTTGATCAGGAGGGGAAGCTTTTCAAAATCCTTTCCGTCCCAGCGCGGGAACGGCTGCAGCAGTTGTAACCGCTCGCTTGTGGCGGGAATGTCTACCGTCAAGCTCTCGCCGTTTTCAGCCGGCGCGACGAACCCTTCCTCGCCCTTGGCGAATCCCTTCGCGGGCAACTCCTCGCCCTGCGGTGGATCGAGCTTGAATTCCTTTCCATCGGCTCCCTTCAATTTGCCGTTGACCGGGTCAAACCCCAGATCCCCCGACAAGGCATAGGCCGTCACGACTTCCGGGCTCGCCAGGAACGAGAGCGTTTCGTTGATCCCGTCATTGCGCCCCGGAAAGTTCCGGTTAAAGGAGCTGACGATCGAATCCGCCTTCCCTTTCACTCCGTCGGCGCGCTTCCACTGGCCGATGCAGGGGCCGCAGGAATTCGACAATACGGTGCCTCCGAGCTTCTCAAAGGTTTCCAGAAATCCGTCGCGCTTCATCGTGTGATAGATGCGCTCCGAGCCCGGCGATACGAGAAACGCTGTCTTGGCCTTGAGGCCGGCTTTCATTCCCTGCTTGGCGATGTGGGCCGAACGGCTGATGTCTTCATAGGATGAATTGGTGCAACTCCCGATCAACGCCGCCTTCAATTCGACCGGATACCCCTTTTCTTTCGCTTCCGCCGCCAGCTTGGAGACCGGGCGAGCGAGATCCGGCGTATGCGGCCCGACGACGTGCGGCTCCAGCTTGGAGAGATCGACCTCGACGATCTGGTCGTAGTACTTCTCAGGCGATTGATATACTTCCGGATCGGCAACCAGGAGGTCCTTGTGCGACTGCGCGAAGTTCGCCAGATCAGCACGATCGGTGATCGTCATATAGGCGACCATTTTCTGATCAAATGGGAACACCGATGTCGTCGCGCCCAATTCCGCGCCCATGTTGCAGATCGTGCCCTTGCCGGTAGCGCTGATCGTCTCGGTTCCTGGGCCGAAATACTCGACGATTTTGTTCGTCCCGCCCTTCACGGTGAGGAGCCCGCACAGATAGAGAATCACGTCTTTGGGTGATGCCCATCCGTTCAACTTGCCGGTTAATCGCACCCCGATCAACTTCGGATGGAGCACTTCCCAGGGGAGTCCGGCCATCACCTCCCCGGCATCCGCTCCTCCGACTCCGATCGCCAACATGCCGAGCCCGCCGCCGTTCGGCGTATGGGAATCCGTGCCGATGATCAAGCCGCCGGGGAATGCATAATTTTCCAGAACGACTTGATGGATAATCCCGGCGCCCGGCTTCCAGAATCCGATGCCGTACTTTTTCGCCGCGGAAGCAAGGAAGTTATAGACCTCTTTGTTCTCGTCCATCGCGCGAAGTAGATCCTTTTCGGAGCCCATTTCAGCGCGGATCAGGTGGTCGCAGTGAATCGTGCTCGGGACCGCAGCCTGTTTCTTCCCCGCCTGCATGAACTGCAACATGGCCATCTGAGCCGTCGCGTCCTGCATCGCCACCCGGTCCGGTCTCAACGCGAGCATCGCTTTCCCGCGATCCCAGACTTGCGTGTCGAAATTGTCGGCGTGCGACACAAGAATTTTCTCGGCGAGCGTGAGGCCCCGGCCGAATTTCGTTCTGGCTTTCGCGCAGACGTCCGGCATCTTGGCATAGAGTTTTCTGGCGAGCTCGAGTGACATCTCTCTCTCCTTGCAAACGGGCTAGGCCTCTGAGAACAGGAGCCGGGGAGTGACTCCCCCCGACCACGCACCCTTTACCGATAGCCTCTTGTTAAGGCGGCACTTCCCCCCGCTCTTTGAACGGCAGGACCTCCCGCGGTTATTTCAATGGCGGCACTTCGCGCCGTTTTGGCGCCGCATAGTTGACCAGATAGTCGAACAGCCGGATCAAACGGCTGTCCTGACGCTTCTGATCCACCCAGTGTCCGATCAATCCGATCGTACGGGACAGAATGAAGAAGCCGTTCAAACTGTCGATCGGGAACCCGATGTCGACGAGCACGGCCGCCATCGTTCCGTCCACGTTGAGGATCAGGTTGTCCTTCTTCGCGGCCGTGACCTTCTCGACTTCCAATGCGAAATCCAGACAGGGCGTCTTGATGCTCAGGCTCTTGACGTACCCCACCAGTTCCTTCACCCGCTTGTCCGGATTGCGCAGGCTCTTGACGCGGTGGCCGATGCCGGGGACGGGGCCCACATTCTTTTTCATGTACGCCAGGAATTCGTCCACGTTCATCTTGTTGTCTACCGCGTGCTTGAACCAACGGCCCGCGTCCGTCACGGCGCCGCCGAACCGGGGACCGATCATGATCATGCCGGCTGCAACCGACTGCGACAGCCCGATACCGGCGCAGGCGGCCAGGATCGTCGCATAGGCTCCGCTGACGCAGGGGCCATGGTCGGCCGACAGCATCATGATGCGCTTGATGATTTCGGCTTCCTGTTTGGAGATGAGCCGCTTGTCCCACAACAGGCCGATGACATGCGGGATTTCGTAGCCCTTGTTGATCAACTCGGAGGCCGGATAGCCGTCATAGCACGGCTCGTCTCCCCGGTCGTCGCTGATCGTCGTGCGGATCAGCGGCGCGACCATCACTTCGTCGGCCTTCATCGCCTCTTCGATCGACTTGGGCAACCGTGGCAACACCGCAGGCTCGACCGGCTCCTTCACTTGCCCGGACTTCAACAGTTCCTGATAGGTCTCCTTGATCGCCGGGCCGAGCGCCCCGAACGTGGGAGGGACGAGCGCACCGGCTTTCTTGAGCGCTTCCGATTTCGACCGGGCGGACCCTTCCCCCTTCATGCCTTCCTTGGCCCCTGCGTGACCGAATTTCATGCCCTTAGGCAGACTCTCCTGACAGAAGCCGGAGACCACGCCGATCAACTTGATTCGCCGCTTCTTGGCGCCGTACCACTCGGCGGCGCGCTCTTCGAGATCACCGCCCATTTCCCCGACGATGACCACGGCCTTCGTCTGGGGATCGTTCTCGAACATCTCAAGATAACTGACGTAGTCCGTGCCGGGATAGGCGTCCCCGCCGATGCCGATCGCCGTGGTAATACCGTCTGCGAACTGGGAACAGATCCAGATGATCTCGTTGGAGAGCCCGCCTGACTTGGTGATGACCCCGAACGATCCCTCGCGATAGAGCTTCGACAGGACCAGGTTGTCGAAGGCGCCGCCGATCACACCGAGCCGACAGGAGCCGGCCGAAATGATGCCGATCGACGACGGACCGTTGAACACCTTGCCCAGTTTTCGCGCATGGGCCCCGAGCAGTTTGGCGTCTTTCTCCGGCACCCCCTCGGTGATCATCGACACAACCTTGATATGGGGATCGTCGAGCGCTTCCATTCCGCCTTTCATCGCGCGGTCGGCGCCGATGTAGACAAGGCTGGTATTGATCGTGGCATGATGCTTGGTCGCCTCCGCAATCGTCTTGTACACGGGAATGGCGATCAGTCCGCTCCCGTAGGGGATCTCGTTGGTCTTCCCGGCATCGGGCGGATAGACGAAAGCCTCGACGTTGAGCGGGCGCTTGATGAGATAACAAAATTCAGCCATGCGGCGGGCGGCGTTGACACCAGCCTGTCCGCCTTGGATCACCACGCGGGTGTCTTTGTTTGCCAGAATGCTCATCGGAGTCTCCTCTTTCCTAGTGCCGAGTGCTGCGTGCCACGTGCTGAGTTGAAGAGCAGGGCTAATCGCTCAGCACCCAGGACTCAGGACTCATGGCTACTTTTGCAGCGCCTTGTCGACGATGTCGGTCAGCGGTGTGTTGCGATCGAAGACGTGGATGTCGAATCCTTCGTCCCTGAGAGCCCGCATGGCGTCGAGGCCCTCCTTTTCCCTGGGGCCGCCGCGGCGGACCCAAATCTTGACACTCTTGAGCTTGCCGTCCGACTTGGCCTTCCGGAATCCGTTGATGATGCCGCCGAAGGTCTTCTTGACGTCGGTAAAGTTGGCGATGGCGCCACCCACGATGATGTTCTTGATGTGCGGGAGCGAACAGATCTTTTCCGTCAGGACTTCAACGGCCCAGTCCGGAGGATCTCCGGAATACTCCGCATAGTTGGCCAGTTTGCCGCCGCGCGCAACAACCGCGTCCGAGTAGTAC
It encodes:
- a CDS encoding 2Fe-2S iron-sulfur cluster-binding protein yields the protein MAPDDTNVIDQPEVLKPRMVTIEISGKKYEVPEGITVIKALWYTGQEVVRGAGCLGGFCGACATYYRTKDDPKVRTCLACQTAVQDGMSFTIMPPFPARKAIYDIQTLKDPKQDLFNLYPEAPLCRNCNACTEACPQKIDVREGVWKAVFGDFKSVSEMFMDCVMCGMCTPVCIADIAPNLVALYVSRAQGAHFAEKPAGLQTRIKEIRDGRFNDEWKKILKMSEKELADHCATVK
- a CDS encoding NADP-dependent isocitrate dehydrogenase, whose translation is MSTKASKIIYTKTDEAPMLATYSFLPIINAFSKAAGVTVELRDISLAGRVLAVFPEYLTPQQKQPDALAELGELAKTPEANIIKLPNISASIPQLVATIKELQSQGYKLPDYPEIPKDDKEKDIKARYDKVKGSAVNPVLREGNSDRRAPLSVKAYARKHPHKMGAWSSDSGTHVSHMTAGDFRSNEKSVTIPAPTTAKIEFVGADGKVTVLKDKIALQAGEVLDATFMSVKALRKFLEEQIEDAKKKGVLFSLHMKATMMKISDPKIFGHAVTVFYKDVFEKHADTFKKLGVDPDNGIGDLYAKIKSLPEDQRKAIEADIQAVYQKRPPMAMVNSDKGITNLHVPSDVIIDASMPPVIRDSGKMWNPEGKLQDVKCVIPDASYAPVYHEMVEFCKKHGAFDPKTMGSVPNVGLMAQAAEEYGSHDKTFKVPGNGTMRVVDAAGKTLLEHKVEEGDIWRACQVKDAPIQDWVKLAVNRAKATGVPAVFWLNKDRAHDAELIKKLNTYLPKHDTTGLEIKIMAPADACRYSLERMKEGKDTISVTGNVLRDYLTDLFPILEIGTSAKMLSIVPLLNGGGLFETGAGGSAPKHVQQFQEEGYLRWDSLGEFLALAASLEHLAKVGDNRVAKILADTLDQANAKFLESNKSPARKVGEIDNRGSHFYLALYWAQALAAQTADKTIAEKFSKIAKDLGDNAAKIDQELLAAQGKPQDVGGYYHPNDEKASKAMRPSATLNKIIDAIA
- a CDS encoding aconitate hydratase; translation: MSLELARKLYAKMPDVCAKARTKFGRGLTLAEKILVSHADNFDTQVWDRGKAMLALRPDRVAMQDATAQMAMLQFMQAGKKQAAVPSTIHCDHLIRAEMGSEKDLLRAMDENKEVYNFLASAAKKYGIGFWKPGAGIIHQVVLENYAFPGGLIIGTDSHTPNGGGLGMLAIGVGGADAGEVMAGLPWEVLHPKLIGVRLTGKLNGWASPKDVILYLCGLLTVKGGTNKIVEYFGPGTETISATGKGTICNMGAELGATTSVFPFDQKMVAYMTITDRADLANFAQSHKDLLVADPEVYQSPEKYYDQIVEVDLSKLEPHVVGPHTPDLARPVSKLAAEAKEKGYPVELKAALIGSCTNSSYEDISRSAHIAKQGMKAGLKAKTAFLVSPGSERIYHTMKRDGFLETFEKLGGTVLSNSCGPCIGQWKRADGVKGKADSIVSSFNRNFPGRNDGINETLSFLASPEVVTAYALSGDLGFDPVNGKLKGADGKEFKLDPPQGEELPAKGFAKGEEGFVAPAENGESLTVDIPATSERLQLLQPFPRWDGKDFEKLPLLIKTKGKTTTDHISPAGPWLKFRGHLDKISDNMFLGANNAFSSEPGKGTDVLTGETGLTIAQIARRYKAKGIGSIVVGDENYGEGSSREHAAMSPRFLNVRAVITKSFARIHETNLKKQGILALTFADPKDYEKIEQQDRISVTGLTNLAPGKPVQVIIHKTDGNTLTIQANHSMTAQQLAWFKAGSALNALN
- a CDS encoding citrate/2-methylcitrate synthase, which codes for MSILANKDTRVVIQGGQAGVNAARRMAEFCYLIKRPLNVEAFVYPPDAGKTNEIPYGSGLIAIPVYKTIAEATKHHATINTSLVYIGADRAMKGGMEALDDPHIKVVSMITEGVPEKDAKLLGAHARKLGKVFNGPSSIGIISAGSCRLGVIGGAFDNLVLSKLYREGSFGVITKSGGLSNEIIWICSQFADGITTAIGIGGDAYPGTDYVSYLEMFENDPQTKAVVIVGEMGGDLEERAAEWYGAKKRRIKLIGVVSGFCQESLPKGMKFGHAGAKEGMKGEGSARSKSEALKKAGALVPPTFGALGPAIKETYQELLKSGQVKEPVEPAVLPRLPKSIEEAMKADEVMVAPLIRTTISDDRGDEPCYDGYPASELINKGYEIPHVIGLLWDKRLISKQEAEIIKRIMMLSADHGPCVSGAYATILAACAGIGLSQSVAAGMIMIGPRFGGAVTDAGRWFKHAVDNKMNVDEFLAYMKKNVGPVPGIGHRVKSLRNPDKRVKELVGYVKSLSIKTPCLDFALEVEKVTAAKKDNLILNVDGTMAAVLVDIGFPIDSLNGFFILSRTIGLIGHWVDQKRQDSRLIRLFDYLVNYAAPKRREVPPLK